One genomic segment of Aythya fuligula isolate bAytFul2 chromosome 5, bAytFul2.pri, whole genome shotgun sequence includes these proteins:
- the ISM2 gene encoding isthmin-2 has translation MPLVRGKVVLLLGFVFLTTLLAAVRGLPVRRQRGSSPRERSPKLAEVSASSNPRAAGDEELPPSGKARGLRRSGQAGPRRHRRRGAAQQVARSPAVPQPGGAGREESLPFVLDLQSLPGLANVDLSAQNPNIQVTIEVVDDPQAEMEMDLLKETSNDWSLTSSEWLSHKDLFWPLFWEYTDPTEEEEEEEEEEEEDDNLDVGDREEEEEEEEEEEEEEEEEEDYPTADYEEEESMLSGVGGDWDQRWARQKNWIFKEKYNYDYEDEEEWSPWSPCSITCGSGNQKRTRSCGYACTATESRTCDLLRCPGAEGEMVFPTEETPFRSDNTTDLFNSDVDSCEKWLNCKSDFLTKYLSKVLTDLPSCPCSYPLEAVYSAVNLRDERQGKSFRWRDASGPKERLDIYKPTARFCLRSMLSLDSTTLAAQHCCYDEHTRLITRGKGAGVPNLISTEFSPELHYKVDMLPWILCKGDWSRYHAVRPPNNGQRCADNPAEEEYLSQLQEAKEY, from the exons ATGCCGCTGGTCAGGGGGAAAGTGGTGCTGCTCCTCGGCTTTGTCTTCCTGACAACCCTGCTGGCCGCCGTGAGGGGGCTGCCCGTCAGGAGGCAGCGCGGCAGCAGCCCGAGGGAGAGGAGCCCCAAGCTGGCCGAG GTCTCTGCCTCATCCAACCCCCGTGCTGCCGGGGACGAGGAGCTGCCACCATCGGGCAAGGCGCGGGGCCTGCGGCGGAGCGGGCAGGCGGGCCCACGGCGGCACCGGCGTCgtggagctgctcagcaggtGGCGAGGAGCCCGGCGGTGCCCCAGCCCGGCGGTGCTGGCCGGGAGGAGAGCCTGCCCTTTGTGCTGGACCTGCAGAGCTTGCCCGGGCTGGCCAACGTCGACCTGAGTGCCCAGAATCCCAACATCCAg GTGACCATTGAAGTGGTGGATGATCCTCAGGCTGAGATGGAGATGGACTTGTTGAAGGAGACAAGCAATGACTGGTCCTTGACATCGTCTGAGTGGCTGTCCCACAAGGACCTCTTCTGGCCTCTTTTCTGGGAATACACTGACCCcactgaggaagaagaggaggaggaggaagaggaggaagaggatgacAATCTGGATGTAGGggacagggaggaggaggaggaagaggaagaggaggaagaagaagaggaggaggaggaggaagattaCCCAACAGCAGACTATGAGGAGGAGGAATCCATGCTCAGTGGAGTAGGAGGTGACTGGGACCAGCGGTGGGCTAGGCAGAAGAACTGgatctttaaggaaaaatataattatg ACTATgaagatgaggaggaatggagcCCATGGTCCCCTTGCAGCATCACCTGTGGCAGTGGCAACCAGAAGAGGACCCGGTCCTGTGGCTATGCCTGCACAGCAACAGAGTCAAGAACCTGCGACCTGCTGCGCTGCCCTG gagcagagggagaaatGGTCTTCCCCACAGAGGAGACTCCTTTCAGAAGTGACAACACCACGGATCTGTTCAACTCGG ACGTGGACAGCTGCGAGAAGTGGCTGAACTGCAAGAGCGACTTCCTCACCAAGTACCTCAGCAAGGTGCTGACGGACCTGCccagctgcccctgctcctACCCGCTGGAGGCCGTTTACAGCGCCGTCAACCTGCGGGACGAGAGGCAGGGGAAGAGCTTCCGCTGGCGGGATGCCAGCGGCCCCAAGGAGCGCCTGGACATCTACAAGCCAACGGCGCGCTTCTGCCTGCGCTCCATGCTCTCGCTGGACAGCACGACGCTGGCggcccagcactgctgctatGACGAGCACACCCGCCTCATCACCCGGGGCAAGGGTGCCGGCGTCCCCAACCTCATCAGCACCGAGTTCTCCCCAGAGCTGCACTACAAGGTGGACATGCTGCCCTGGATCCTCTGCAAGGGCGACTGGAGCCGGTACCATGCCGTGCGGCCGCCCAACAACGGGCAGCGGTGTGCCGACAACCCGGCCGAGGAGGAGtacctctcccagctgcaggaggccaAGGAGTACTAG